GGACGCTCGCCGAGCATCTCGGTGGCGATCTCGTACCAGTCCATCTTGGTGGACTTGGGGCGGACGTCGATGATGTCGTACTGCGACACCCGGTAGCTCGGGATGGTCACCTTCTGGTCATTGACCCGGAAGTGACCGTGGTTCACGAGCTGACGTGCCTGACGACGCGTCTGCGCGAGACCCGCGCGGTACACGACGTTGTCCAGACGCGACTCCAAGAGCTGGAGGAGGTTTTCGCCGGTCTTACCCGGGCGGCGGTGAGCCTCCGCGTAGTAGCGACGGAACTGCTTCTCCATCACGCCGTAGGTGAAGCGGGCCTTCTGCTTCTCCTGCAGCTGGGTGCGGTACTCGGACTCCTTGATCCGCGCGCGGCCATGATGACCGGGCGGGAAGGGCCGACGTTCGAATGCGGTGTCCCCACCTACGAGGTCCACGCCCAGACGGCGGGACTTGCGGGTGACGGGGCCGGTGTAACGTGCCATGGTTCTCTACGTTCCTTCCGGCTCAGACTCGACGCCGCTTGGGCGGACGACAGCCGTTGTGGGGCTGGGGGGTGACATCGGAGATCGTGCCCACCTCGAGGCCGGCGGCCTGAAGCGAACGGATCGCGGTCTCACGGCCCGAGCCGGGGCCCTTGACGAACACGTCGACCTTCTTCACTCCGTGCTCCTGCGCCTTGCGGGCCGCGTTCTCGGCGGCGAGCTGGGCGGCGAAGGGCGTCGACTTGCGCGAGCCCTTGAAGCCGACGTGACCGGAGGACGCCCAGGCGAGGACGCCACCGGAGGGATCGGTGATCGAGACGATGGTGTTGTTGAACGTGCTCTTGATGTGGGCGTGGCCCAGAGGAACGTTCTTCTTTTCCTTGCGACGACCCGTCTTCTTGGGGCCCGCAGCGCGTGACTTGGGGGGCATTACTTCTTCTTTCCGGCGACGGTCTTCTTCGGACCCTTACGGGACCGGGCGTTGGTCTTGGTGCGCTGACCACGAACGGGCAGTCCGCGACGGTGGCGGATGCCCTGGTAGCTGCCGATCTCGATCTTCCGGCGGATATCGCCCTGGACCTCGCGGCGAAGGTCACCCTCGACCTTGTAGTTGCCCTCGATGTCGTCACGAAGGACGGTCAGCTGCTCGTCCGTGAGATCCTTGGTGCGCAGATCCGGGCTGATGCCCGTGCGCTCCAGGATGTCGACGGCCCGCGTGCGACCGATGCCGAAAATGTAGGTGAGCGCGATCTCCATACGCTTGTCGCGTGGGAGATCAACGCCGGCAAGACGTGCCATGTGGCGTTTCTCTTTCGTCATGCGGTAGGTCTGCTCCCCGACCGTCCCCGCTGACGGATGGTCATCTCACGATGAGCATTCGTACGAGGCCCTGGCCTCCGCATCCAGGGGTATGGAACCCGCCTCACCTGACTGCGGTGAGGCGGCTGGTACGGGGAGTTGAGCGCTTTACTTGTAGCGGTAGACGATCCGACCACGCGTGAGGTCGTACGGCGACAGCTCGACGACCACTCGGTCCTCGGGCAGGATGCGGATGTAGTGCTGGCGCATCTTCCCACTGATGTGTGCGAGGACCTTGTGTCCGTTCTCGAGTTCGACGCGGAACATTGCGTTCGGCAGCGGCTCGACAACTCGGCCCTCGACCTCGATGGCTCCGTCTTTCTTTGCCATACTTGTTACGGTCCTCCACGATTCCCCGGATGTCGTCTACCGGATTCTGGTGCACTGGTGGGCACACCGACGTATAAGCCTACGTCAGTGCTCGTGCTAGTGCCAATCGAGCACTCAGACGTAGCAGGCCCGTCCCGCCGGGACGCCGTCGAATCGCTGCTGCAGCCAGTTCATCGCGGTCGGTAGCTTCTCCACCGCGCCGATGAGGTGCTCCGGGGCCACTCCCGGTTCCCACGTGAGCGGAGTCCCCTCGCGGCAGTACCGCTTGGCGGTCTCCTCCGCGTCCCAGAAGGGCACCAGCGGGTCCGTGCGCGAATGCCACATGAAGACCGGGACCCGCGGGACATCCGGCGACAGCCGGACGCTGTTCTCCCCGAACGCCCGCATCAGCCCCTCCTCCGCCATGAGGTCTCCGCCCTCGAGGACCATCGGCACCGACCGGAACGCGCCGAACACCAGCAGAGAGGCCGTGCACCTTCCCTTCATCCGATCGAACAGGGCCCAGCCCTCGGGAGTGAGCTTCTCTTCCAGCCGGATGTCCTCCGGGTATTCCCGCGCCATTCCCACAGCGGCGGCGAAGGCCAACCCGAACGCGGGGTGCGGCCAGTTGCCGATCATCCGCGCCATCGTGGTCATGTCCGTCGGGATACCGCCCTGCGCGACCCCCACCAGGTTGACGTCCGGGGCGTAGTCGTCGTGCATGAGAGAGACCCAGGCGCTGGCGATCCCGCCGCCCGAGTACCCCAGGGCGCCGAACCGGCTGTCCCGGGAGTCGAACCGGGGGTCGTCGCGCACGGCTCTCATCCCGTCCAGCACGATGCGCGCGGACAGCTGACCGCCGGGGTAGGCGACCTTGGGCCCCAGGTGATCGGGGATGATCACCGTCCACCCCTGGTCCAGGCGGACCCGGAGGAACGCCATCGCGTTGTCCTGCGCGGTCTCGAGAGTCGGGTTGACCAGGGTCTCGGTGGGAGCGCAGCTCTGGCCGAGGGCGTTGAGATAGTGCTGGTAGCTCAGGACCGGCCCGTCCGGCCGGGCGTGGGGCGGCCGCACGACGGTCGCCGTCGCCAGGATCGGACGATCACGGGTGTCGGTGGAGCGGTACGCGATCTCCGTCACCTCGTACCCGACGAACGCGGGCATGGTGACGACCCGGGTGTTGATCACGTCGCCCAGTTCCGCACCGGCGAGCACCGCGGGGTCCGCGTGATAGAACGGCGCCGGCTGCGGGTCCTCCATGAGGGACCCCTGCCCGCCCTCCATCAGCGACTGTGCTCCCGCCGACGGGGTCGGCCCCGCCATCTGGGCCAGGATCACTACGAGAACGAGGGCTGCCGCCAGCGCCGTGCGCGTCGGTGTCGTGATGGTACGGCGCACGTGGGGGTGAGCGAGCATGCCCTGACCTTTCGGGCCGGTGGTCAACAGTGGGAACACCCTAACCCGGCCTGTGAAGGCACCGGAACACGTACCCCTCGACGGCGCTCAGTCCAGTGGACGTGGCGTGAGCACACGCGGGCCGTCGGAGGTGACGGCCACGGTGTGCTCCCAGTGGGACGACGGTGACCCGTCGACCGTGACGACCGTCCAGTCGTCGGCAAGTGTGCGGGTGTCGGTCTCGCCACCGAGCACGAGCATCGGTTCCACCGCGAGGACCGACCCCTCCTGGAGCCGCGGCCCCTTCCCCGCCTTGCCCTCGTTGGCGAGGAAGGGCCACTCGTGCATCTCACGCCCGATGCCGTGCCCGCCGAACCCGTCGACTATCCCGAGGGTGACGCCGTGCCGCTGCTCCGCTCGGCGCGTCGCCATCTCCAGCGCGTGCGACACGTCCGTGAGCCGATTGCCCGGAGACATGGCGAGGATGCCCTCCTCGAGGACCTCGCGCGTCGCCTGGTTGAGAAGGGCCACCGAGGGGTCCAGCGCGCCGACGCCGAAGGTCCAGGCGGAATCGCCGTGCCAACCGTCCAGCACCGCACCGCAGTCGACCGAGACCAGGTCCCCCTCCCGGAGGACCGTGGCGGGGCCGGGGATACCGTGCACGACCACCTCGTTGACAGAGGTACAGATCGAGCCGGGGAAACCCTCGTAGCCCTTGAAGGACGGGACCGCACCGGCGTCCCGGATCAGCTGATCGACCAACGAATCCAGATCCGCGGTGGTCGCGCCCGGCACGGCGGCCTCCCGCGCGGCGACGAGTGCGCGGCCGACGATCCGGCCGGCGGCCTCCATCGCATCCAGCTCAGCGGGAGTGCGCGCCGTCACGACGCTCGTGCGCGACCGACCGAACACCGTGGTTCAGCGATCCAGCGCGGAGAGCGCGCGGGCGTTGATCTCGTCCACCTCGCCCACGGCGTCGACGGTCGTGACCTCGCCACCGTAGTACTCGAGAAGGGGGGCCGTCTCGGAGCGGTAGACCGCCATGCGGTTGCGGATCACGTCCTCCGTGTCGTCCTCACGTCCGCGCGCGAGCATCCGCCCGACCACGGTGTCCTCGTCGACCTTGAACTCGATGACGGCGTCGAGCGAGTGACCCGCATCGGCGAGCATGACCTTCAGGGCATCCGCCTGCTCGACACTGCGGGGGTAGCCGTCGAGAAGGAACCCCTCGGTGGCGTCGGGCTCGCCGATCCGCGCCTCGACCATGCGGTTGGTGACGTCCGCGGGCACCAGGTTGCCGGCGTCGATGTAGGACTTGGCCTCCTTGCCGAGGTCCGTCCCCTGGGAGATGTTGGCCCGGAAGAGGTCACCCGTGGAGATGTGCGGGACACCGAGCTTCTCCGACAGCAGGGCCGCCTGGGTTCCCTTGCCGGCGCCGGGGGGGCCGAGGAGGACGAGACGCATGGTGAGGACCAGCCTTTCTACAGTGTGATGTGCTCGGGGTTACAGCGACTACTTGAGGAAGCCCTCGTAGTTCCGCTGCATGAGCTGTGCCTCGATCTGTTTCACGGTGTCGAGACCCACCGACACCATGATGAGCACAGCGGTGCCACCGAACGGCATGTTCTGCATGTCTCCACCCCCGCTACCCATGTCGAGGAAGACGTTGGGGAGAACAGCGATGAGCCCGAGGTACAGGGAACCGAACAGCAGGATCCGGTTGAGCACGTAACCGAGGTACTCGGCCGTCGGGCGACCCGGGCGGATGCCCGGGATGAAGCCGCCGTACTTCTTCATGTTCTCGGCCTGCTCCATGGGATCGAACTGGATGGCCACGTAGAAGTACGCGAAGAAGATGATCAGGGCGAAGTAGAGCAGGATGTAGCCCCAGCTCGACGGGTTCTGCAGGTACTGCATGACGTATCGCTGCCAGAATCCGTCCGCGGCGGGCTCGGGGCCCTGGATCAACTGGGTGATCAGGATCGGCACGTACATCATCGACGACGCGAAGATCACGGGGATGACGCCGGCCTGATTGACCTTCAGCGGCAGATAGGTGGACGTTCCGCCGTACTGACGACGCCCGACCATGCGCTTGGCGTACTGGACCGGGATCCGGCGCTGACCCTGCTCGACGAAGACCACGGCGACCACGATCAGGATCACCGCGAACATGACCGCGGCGAACTTCATCGTCGAGGAGTTCTGGTAGATGTTGACGCCCTCGGCCGGGATCCGCGAGGCGATGCCGGCGAAGATCAGGAGCGACATGCCATTGCCGACCCCACGGTCGGTGATGAGCTCACCGAACCACATGACGAGGGCCGCACCGGCTGTCATCACGATGACGATGGTGGCCAGGGTGAGGATGTCGCCGTCCATCAGGACGGACTCGCCGTTGCCGAGAAGCTGTCCCCGGTCGGCGAGCGCCACGATGCCGGCGGACTGCAGCACGGCGAGCGCGATGGTCAGATAGCGCGTGTACTGCGTCATCTTGGCCTGGCCGGACTGCCCCTCCTTCTTGAGCTGCTCGAAGTAGGGGATCACCACGGTCAGCAACTGCACGATGATGCTGGCCGTGATGTACGGCATGATGCCGATCGCGAACACGGACAGCTGCAGGAGCGCACCGCCCGAGAACAGGTTGACCAGGGAGTACAACTGCGCGTTGTCTCCGGTCATCGCTGTGTCGAGGAGACCCCGGAGCTTGGGGTAGTCGACACCAGGCGACGGGATCTGCGCGCCGATGCGGTAGAGGATGATGATCCCGAGGGTGAAGAAGATCTTCTTCCTCAGGTCCCGGTCCTTGATCGCGGACGCGAGTGCGGAGAGCACATGTCCTCCTGGTCATGGACGGCCCGTAGCCGCCACCTTCGTCGAATGCAGATGCGCCGGGTGGGTCAGACCGACGGCAGTGGTGTCGGACCCCGAACGCACAACAAGAAAAACTGTATCAAGATGAGCGCAGGGGCCGGATCCGAGACTCTCGGACCCGACCCCTGCACCCGTCATCCGGCCCCCGGAGGGGCCGGTCGGGGAATCAGGCCCCGGCCTCCGACACGCTTCCGCCGGCGGCCTCGATCTTGCTCTTGGCCGACGCGGACACCTTGTCGACGGCCACGGTCACGGCCACGGAGATGTCCCCGTCGCCCAGGACCTTGACCGGCTGGTTCTTGCGGACGGCGCCCACGGTGACGAGCTCGGCCTTGCCGACCTGCCCACCGTTCGGGAACAGCCGCTCGATGTCGGACACGTTGACGACCTGGAAGACGACCTTGTTGCGGTTCTTGAAGCCCTTGAGCTTCGGAAGACGCATGTGGATCGGCATCTGGCCACCCTCGAACGCCGCGGGGACGTTCTTACGTGCCTTGGTTCCCTTGGTACCGCGACCGGCGGTCTTGCCCCTCTTACCGCCTTCACCGCGACCCACGCGGGTCTTGTCGGTGTGGGCGCCGGGTGCCGGGCGCAGGTGATGCAACTTGATAGTCATGCTCACTCCGTCTCTTCGACCACGACGAGGTGGTTCACGACGTTGATGAGACCCCGGGTCTGAGCGTTGTCCTCACGGACGACCGTCTTCCGGATGCCCTTGAGTCCCAACGTCCGCAGGGAGTCCTTCTGGTTCTGCTTGATCCCGACCGTGCCACGGAGCTGGGTGATCTTGAGGTTGGCCATGATCTACGCCCCCTGTCCGGCACGAGCGCGGAGCATGCCCGCGGGTGCGACGTCCTCGATGGGCAGGCCACGGCGGGCCGCGACCTCCTCGGGGCGGTGCAGACCCTTGAGGGCCTTCACCGTCGCGTGGACCACGTTGATGGCGTTGTCCGAACCCAGTGACTTGCACAGGATGTCGTGGACGCCGGCGCACTCGAGCACGGCACGAGCCGCGCCGCCCGCGATCACACCGGTACCCGGCGACGCCGGACGGAGCATGACGACGCCTGCGGCGGCCTCACCCTGGATCGGGTGCGGAATGGTGGAGCCGATGAGCGGGACGCGGAAGAAGTTCTTCCGGGCCTCCTCCGACCCCTTCTGGATCGCCGCCGGCACCTCCTTGGCCTTGCCGTAGCCGACGCCCACCATGCCGTTGCCGTCGCCGAGGATCACGAGGGCGGTGAAGCTGAAGCGCCGACCACCCTTGACGACCTTGGAGACACGGTTGATGGTGACGACGCGCTCGATGAACTGAGACTTCTCGTCATCGCGCCCACCGCGGCGGTCGTTTCCGCCACGGCCACGGCCCCCGCCGCCGCCGCTGCGGCCGCCCTGGGCGTTGTCGTTGGTGGTGGTGGTCTTGTTGTCCGCGGCGGGCCCGGTGCTTCCGCCGTCACGACGCTGACGTCCCGGCATCAGACGGTCCTTCCGTTAAGGGTCAGTGCAGTGGTGTAGGTCATCAGAACTCCAGCCCACCCTCGCGGGCGGCGTCGGCGAGCGACGCGATCCGGCCGTGGTACTTGTTGCCACCACGGTCGAAGACGACGGCGTCGATGCCGGCGGCCTTGGCACGCTCGGCCAGGAGCTGACCGACCTTCGCGCTGCGGGCCTTCTTGTCGCCCTCGAACGCGCGGACATCGGCCTCGATCGTCGACGCGGCGGCCAGCGTGCGGCCGGCCAGGTCGTCGATGATCTGGGCGTGGATGTGACGCGAGGACCGGTTGACGACCAACCGCGGACGCTCGGGCGTGCCGGCGACCTTCTTGCGGAGGCGGTAGTGGCGCCGGGTACGGCCGACACGACGTGCTGTCGAGACGTCGGTACCCAGCGGGGAACGCTTCTTTGTGCTGCTCATGGTCACTTACCCGTCTTTCCGACCTTGCGACGGACCTGCTCGCCCTCGTAACGGATGCCCTTGCCCTTGTACGGGTCGTGCTTCCGCAGCCGCTTGATGTTGGCGGCGATCTGGCCCACCTGCTGCTTGTCGATCCCGGAGATCGAGAACTTCGTGGCTCCCTCGACGGCGAAGGTGATGCCGTCGGGTGCCGCGATCGGCACGGGGTGCGAGTAGCCCAGGGCGAACTCGAGGTCCTTGCCCTTGGCCACGACGCGGTAGCCCACGCCGAAGATCTCCATCTTCTGCACGTAACCCTCGGTGACGCCCACGACCATGTTGTTGACCAGGGAGCGGGAGAGGCCGTGCAGTGACCGGTTGTCGCGGTGGTCGTCGGGACGGTTCACCGTGATGGTGTTGTCCTCGATCGACACCGAGATGGGTGCGGGAAGATCCTGGGTGAGTTCACCCTTGGGACCCTTGACGGTGATGGTCTGGCCGTCGACCTTGATGTCGACTCCGGACGGAACGCTGATCGGAGCCTTGCCGATACGTGACATTTCTCGCCCCCTTACCAGACGTAGGCGAGGACTTCCCCGCCCACCTTCTTGTAGTTCGCCTGACGGTCCGTGAGCAGACCCTGGGAGGTCGAGATGATCGCGATACCCAGTCCGCCGAGAACCTTGGGAAGGCCGGTGGACTTGGTGTACACGCGAAGACCCGGCTTAGAGACTCGCTTGATGCCCTGGAGGCTGCGCTGGCGCGACGGGCCGTACTTGAGGTCGATGGTGAGCTTCTTGCCCACCTCGGCGTCCTCGACGGCGTAATCGGTGATGTAACCCTCTTGCTTGAGGATCGCCGCGATGTTGCCCTTGAGCTTGGAATGCGGCATGGAGACGGTGTCGTGGTAAGCCGAATTGGCGTTACGCACACGCGTCAGCATGTCCGCGATGGGATCGGTCATCGACATGGATAAACCATGTTCCTTTCTCGCAACGGTTCCCATGCAACACGGCCGGCGGTCGGCCTGTGGGCCGGCCGCGTCCGTCGTGGGCCTATCGCGAAGAGTTCGAATGTTCTGTTGTGTGGGGCCCGAGATCATCGACGATCTCCGGGTGACCCGCCGCGCATGGCGCTCTTCTCGCCACTTGCGACCCGACGGCTGGGCCGTCTGCCCGCGCCGGGGACCCGCGGATGCGGGGCCCCGGCGCGGACGGCCGGTCCGGCCCTGACTCGAGGTCAGTCCTCCTTGAAGGGGAAGCCGAGGTGCTTGAGCAGCGCCCGACCCTCTTCGTCGTTGGTCGCAGTCGTGACGACCGTGATGTCCATGCCGCGGGGGCGATCGACCTTGTCCACGTCGATCTCGTAGAACATGGTCTGCTCGTTGAGTCCGAAGGTGTAGTTGCCGTGGCCGTCGAACTGCTTGCCCGAGAGACCACGGAAGTCGCGGATACGCGGGAGGGCGACCGTCGTCAGACGATCGAGGAACTCCCACATACGGTCGCCGCGCAGCGTCACGCGCGCACCGATCGGCATTCCCTCGCGGAGCTTGAACTGCGCGATGGACTTGCGGGCCCGGCGGATCTGCGGCTTCTGGCCGGTGATCAGCGTGAGATCGGTGATGGCGCCGTTGATCAGCTTGGCGTCACGGGCGGCGTCGCCGACACCCATGTTCACGACGACCTTGACGACGCCCGGGATCTGCATGACGTTCGCGTACTCGAACGTCTCGTTCATGGCCGGCTTGATCTCGGCGCTGTACCGCGCCTTGAGACGCGGCGAGTAACCGGTGGGAAGTGCGGTTTCAGTCATGGTCACAGGTCCTTCCCGGTCTTGCGCGAGACACGGACGCGCTTACCGTTCTCGTCGGTGCGGATTCCGACGCGCGACGGGGCGCCGTCGGCGTCCACGACCATCACGTTGGACACGTGGATCGGGGCCTCCTGCGTGACGATGCCACCGGAGGAGGCACCACGCTCGGCAGCCGAGTTGGCGGTGTGCTTCTTGATGCGGTTGACGCCCTCGACGAGGACCTTGGACCGCTCGGGGAAGGCCTGGATGACCTTGCCCTTGGCGCCCTTGTCCTTGCCTGCGATGACGAGCACCGTGTCGCCCTTGTGGACCTTCATGTCAGAGCACCTCCGGAGCCAGCGAGACGATGCGCATGAACTTCTTGTCGCGCAATTCGCGACCGACGGGCCCGAAGATGCGGGTTCCACGCGGGTCGTTGTCGTTCTTGATGATGACGGCGGCGTTCTCGTCGAACTTGATGTACGAGCCGTCCGGGCGGCGGCGCTCCTTGGCGGTGCGCACGATGACGGCCTTAACGACCTCACCCTTCTTGACGTTGCCACCGGGGATGGCGTCCTTGACGGTGGCGACGATGATGTCGCCCACGCCTGCGTAGCGACGCTTGGATCCACCGAGAACGCGGATGCAGAGAATCTCCTTGGCACCCGTGTTGTCGGCGATCTTGAGTCGCGACTCCTGCTGGATCATTGTTCTCCTGACCAGGCTTGTTCAGATGTGTGCCGGATTCCGACCCGACACACGCGGCCACGTCACCCGCACCAGGTCTCTCGACACGGTTATCACGGGCAACTGGTCCAGTGTAGGGCCCCCGGCCTCCGAGCCCCAAATCACCGTCAGCTGCCGGCAGAACCGGTTGAGCTCTGCGTACTCGCCGAGCCCAGCGACCCGGACGAGCCGACGGCGTCCTCGACCACTCCCCTGGCCGCGACCCGGGCGCTCGGCCTGGCCGGCTCCAGACCCGACAGGATGTGATCCATGCCCGGCAGCATCTGGGTGACGAAGACCGGCCAGTTGTGTATCCCGGTCGGCATGTAGTTCATCCGCAGGTTCACCCCGGCGAGTCCGGCGAGGGACGACTCGAGCTTTCTGGTGCTCTCGTAGGACCCCTTCTCGAGGATGTGCCCGTCCACGAGGATCATCTCGTTGCTGCCGAACTGGCCGAGTTCCGCCGACCCGACCCGGCCCGTAGCGGCGCTGAGGTACACGGTCTTGCCGGCGAGCCCGGACGGGTCCGCCACGGTGTCGTGGTCCCGCCATTCCTGTGAATCGCGGGGGCCCCACATGTTCGTCGCGTCCCCGCCACGGGCGGCGACGGTCAGACGAGCGTACTGGTAGCCGAGCTCGTCAGTCGTCGAGTAGGCACCGCTGACCCCGGCTACCGCGTCAAACATCTCCGGGTTCGAGTTGGCCAGGTGCAGGGCCGCCGAGGCGCCCATCGACACACCCATCACTCCCCAGCTCCCGTTGTGCGCCAGTGGCGCGCCGGTATCCGGCGTGGGCTGCGCCAGGAGCAGGGGGAGCTCGTCGATGAGGAAGGTTTCCCACATGTTCGGTCCCAGGACCGGGTCGTCGGTCTGCCAGTCTGACCACATCGACGCCGGAGCCCCCGTCGGAGCGACGACGTTGACCGCCCGGTCCCGTAGCGCGGGATCCCCCCACCCCATCCCCGTGCTCCAGCCCGACGGCGACTCGCTCCCCACACCGTCCAGGAAGTACACGTTGGGGGCGTCCACGCCGTCCGGTGCCCGGTACACCTCCACCCGCACGGTGCGCTGCATCGAGGCGGAGGTGACGGTCCAGACCTCCGCACGTCGGTCCACCGGGTTCAGTGATCCCGGGAACAACGGCGCGACGTCGCGAACGGTGGTCTGGGTGATGGAACCGTCCCGGGTACTGACAGGACCTGCCGGGGCCTGCGAGCTACCGGGGCGGGGGAAGTCACCGGACCCGGCGGCCGCGACGGACCCGAGGACGGAGGTCAACGGGATCGGGGCGCCCAGTTGCGTCAAGGCGGCGACGCTCAGCGACGGAACCCCCAACAGGCTGCCCGGGGCCACGCTGGGCACCAGGGACCCGGGGTCCAGGCTCTGTGCCCCCGCAGTGCCCGTCCCGACACCGGATCCGATGAGCATGGCCGCTGCTGCCACCGCCGCGCCCCGGAGTGTGGCACCGGCACGCCGACTCGCCACTCCCCCGTGCCC
This Dietzia psychralcaliphila DNA region includes the following protein-coding sequences:
- the rpsD gene encoding 30S ribosomal protein S4 produces the protein MARYTGPVTRKSRRLGVDLVGGDTAFERRPFPPGHHGRARIKESEYRTQLQEKQKARFTYGVMEKQFRRYYAEAHRRPGKTGENLLQLLESRLDNVVYRAGLAQTRRQARQLVNHGHFRVNDQKVTIPSYRVSQYDIIDVRPKSTKMDWYEIATEMLGERPVPAWLQVVPTTLRILVHQLPERAQIDVPLQEQLIVEFYSK
- the rpsK gene encoding 30S ribosomal protein S11 produces the protein MPPKSRAAGPKKTGRRKEKKNVPLGHAHIKSTFNNTIVSITDPSGGVLAWASSGHVGFKGSRKSTPFAAQLAAENAARKAQEHGVKKVDVFVKGPGSGRETAIRSLQAAGLEVGTISDVTPQPHNGCRPPKRRRV
- the rpsM gene encoding 30S ribosomal protein S13 — protein: MARLAGVDLPRDKRMEIALTYIFGIGRTRAVDILERTGISPDLRTKDLTDEQLTVLRDDIEGNYKVEGDLRREVQGDIRRKIEIGSYQGIRHRRGLPVRGQRTKTNARSRKGPKKTVAGKKK
- the infA gene encoding translation initiation factor IF-1; amino-acid sequence: MAKKDGAIEVEGRVVEPLPNAMFRVELENGHKVLAHISGKMRQHYIRILPEDRVVVELSPYDLTRGRIVYRYK
- a CDS encoding lipase family protein, encoding MLAHPHVRRTITTPTRTALAAALVLVVILAQMAGPTPSAGAQSLMEGGQGSLMEDPQPAPFYHADPAVLAGAELGDVINTRVVTMPAFVGYEVTEIAYRSTDTRDRPILATATVVRPPHARPDGPVLSYQHYLNALGQSCAPTETLVNPTLETAQDNAMAFLRVRLDQGWTVIIPDHLGPKVAYPGGQLSARIVLDGMRAVRDDPRFDSRDSRFGALGYSGGGIASAWVSLMHDDYAPDVNLVGVAQGGIPTDMTTMARMIGNWPHPAFGLAFAAAVGMAREYPEDIRLEEKLTPEGWALFDRMKGRCTASLLVFGAFRSVPMVLEGGDLMAEEGLMRAFGENSVRLSPDVPRVPVFMWHSRTDPLVPFWDAEETAKRYCREGTPLTWEPGVAPEHLIGAVEKLPTAMNWLQQRFDGVPAGRACYV
- the map gene encoding type I methionyl aminopeptidase, whose amino-acid sequence is MFGRSRTSVVTARTPAELDAMEAAGRIVGRALVAAREAAVPGATTADLDSLVDQLIRDAGAVPSFKGYEGFPGSICTSVNEVVVHGIPGPATVLREGDLVSVDCGAVLDGWHGDSAWTFGVGALDPSVALLNQATREVLEEGILAMSPGNRLTDVSHALEMATRRAEQRHGVTLGIVDGFGGHGIGREMHEWPFLANEGKAGKGPRLQEGSVLAVEPMLVLGGETDTRTLADDWTVVTVDGSPSSHWEHTVAVTSDGPRVLTPRPLD
- a CDS encoding adenylate kinase encodes the protein MRLVLLGPPGAGKGTQAALLSEKLGVPHISTGDLFRANISQGTDLGKEAKSYIDAGNLVPADVTNRMVEARIGEPDATEGFLLDGYPRSVEQADALKVMLADAGHSLDAVIEFKVDEDTVVGRMLARGREDDTEDVIRNRMAVYRSETAPLLEYYGGEVTTVDAVGEVDEINARALSALDR
- the secY gene encoding preprotein translocase subunit SecY, translated to MLSALASAIKDRDLRKKIFFTLGIIILYRIGAQIPSPGVDYPKLRGLLDTAMTGDNAQLYSLVNLFSGGALLQLSVFAIGIMPYITASIIVQLLTVVIPYFEQLKKEGQSGQAKMTQYTRYLTIALAVLQSAGIVALADRGQLLGNGESVLMDGDILTLATIVIVMTAGAALVMWFGELITDRGVGNGMSLLIFAGIASRIPAEGVNIYQNSSTMKFAAVMFAVILIVVAVVFVEQGQRRIPVQYAKRMVGRRQYGGTSTYLPLKVNQAGVIPVIFASSMMYVPILITQLIQGPEPAADGFWQRYVMQYLQNPSSWGYILLYFALIIFFAYFYVAIQFDPMEQAENMKKYGGFIPGIRPGRPTAEYLGYVLNRILLFGSLYLGLIAVLPNVFLDMGSGGGDMQNMPFGGTAVLIMVSVGLDTVKQIEAQLMQRNYEGFLK
- the rplO gene encoding 50S ribosomal protein L15 codes for the protein MTIKLHHLRPAPGAHTDKTRVGRGEGGKRGKTAGRGTKGTKARKNVPAAFEGGQMPIHMRLPKLKGFKNRNKVVFQVVNVSDIERLFPNGGQVGKAELVTVGAVRKNQPVKVLGDGDISVAVTVAVDKVSASAKSKIEAAGGSVSEAGA
- the rpmD gene encoding 50S ribosomal protein L30, giving the protein MANLKITQLRGTVGIKQNQKDSLRTLGLKGIRKTVVREDNAQTRGLINVVNHLVVVEETE
- the rpsE gene encoding 30S ribosomal protein S5; the protein is MPGRQRRDGGSTGPAADNKTTTTNDNAQGGRSGGGGGRGRGGNDRRGGRDDEKSQFIERVVTINRVSKVVKGGRRFSFTALVILGDGNGMVGVGYGKAKEVPAAIQKGSEEARKNFFRVPLIGSTIPHPIQGEAAAGVVMLRPASPGTGVIAGGAARAVLECAGVHDILCKSLGSDNAINVVHATVKALKGLHRPEEVAARRGLPIEDVAPAGMLRARAGQGA
- the rplR gene encoding 50S ribosomal protein L18: MSSTKKRSPLGTDVSTARRVGRTRRHYRLRKKVAGTPERPRLVVNRSSRHIHAQIIDDLAGRTLAAASTIEADVRAFEGDKKARSAKVGQLLAERAKAAGIDAVVFDRGGNKYHGRIASLADAAREGGLEF
- the rplF gene encoding 50S ribosomal protein L6; the protein is MSRIGKAPISVPSGVDIKVDGQTITVKGPKGELTQDLPAPISVSIEDNTITVNRPDDHRDNRSLHGLSRSLVNNMVVGVTEGYVQKMEIFGVGYRVVAKGKDLEFALGYSHPVPIAAPDGITFAVEGATKFSISGIDKQQVGQIAANIKRLRKHDPYKGKGIRYEGEQVRRKVGKTGK
- the rpsH gene encoding 30S ribosomal protein S8; translation: MSMTDPIADMLTRVRNANSAYHDTVSMPHSKLKGNIAAILKQEGYITDYAVEDAEVGKKLTIDLKYGPSRQRSLQGIKRVSKPGLRVYTKSTGLPKVLGGLGIAIISTSQGLLTDRQANYKKVGGEVLAYVW
- the rplE gene encoding 50S ribosomal protein L5, giving the protein MTETALPTGYSPRLKARYSAEIKPAMNETFEYANVMQIPGVVKVVVNMGVGDAARDAKLINGAITDLTLITGQKPQIRRARKSIAQFKLREGMPIGARVTLRGDRMWEFLDRLTTVALPRIRDFRGLSGKQFDGHGNYTFGLNEQTMFYEIDVDKVDRPRGMDITVVTTATNDEEGRALLKHLGFPFKED
- the rplX gene encoding 50S ribosomal protein L24, with translation MKVHKGDTVLVIAGKDKGAKGKVIQAFPERSKVLVEGVNRIKKHTANSAAERGASSGGIVTQEAPIHVSNVMVVDADGAPSRVGIRTDENGKRVRVSRKTGKDL